A window of the Glaciimonas sp. CA11.2 genome harbors these coding sequences:
- a CDS encoding ABC transporter ATP-binding protein, with product MLIVDKITMKFMGLTALNEVSFTVKQGHIHALIGPNGAGKTSLFNIISGVQRPTSGTIHMDGVGDLSAIPLRDRAGIGMMRTFQNIRLFSSMSVLENVMLGATALASTSVFSAALGWGRGRDEEKSVVAEALSLLDRVGLADHAHTQAASLPYGAQRRLEIARALAARPRLLLLDEPVAGMNDVERDTLTTLIRDINDQGVTILIVEHDMPFIKCLSDRVTVLNFGRLVTSGIPDEVTSDPAVIAAYLGTEVEDAHA from the coding sequence ATGTTAATCGTCGATAAAATCACGATGAAATTTATGGGGCTAACTGCGCTGAACGAGGTTTCCTTTACGGTCAAGCAAGGTCACATCCATGCATTGATAGGGCCGAACGGTGCAGGTAAAACTTCCCTGTTCAACATCATATCCGGAGTGCAGCGGCCGACGTCTGGAACTATTCACATGGACGGTGTGGGCGATTTAAGTGCCATACCTCTTCGCGACCGAGCCGGAATCGGCATGATGCGCACCTTCCAGAATATTCGACTTTTCAGTTCGATGTCGGTCCTCGAAAACGTCATGCTTGGTGCCACCGCGCTCGCTTCTACAAGCGTATTCTCGGCTGCACTGGGATGGGGACGGGGACGCGATGAGGAAAAGAGTGTAGTCGCCGAGGCACTGTCGCTGCTTGATCGGGTGGGATTAGCCGATCATGCACACACGCAAGCAGCCAGTTTGCCCTACGGCGCGCAACGCCGACTGGAGATTGCGCGGGCGCTAGCCGCCCGGCCCCGTCTGCTGTTGCTGGATGAGCCGGTGGCAGGGATGAACGACGTAGAACGCGATACGTTAACCACATTGATCAGGGATATTAATGACCAAGGCGTCACCATCCTGATCGTGGAGCACGACATGCCTTTCATCAAATGCTTGAGCGACCGGGTTACAGTGCTCAATTTTGGTCGACTAGTGACCTCCGGTATTCCAGACGAGGTCACCAGCGACCCTGCGGTCATCGCCGCCTACCTGGGAACAGAAGTAGAGGACGCCCATGCTTGA
- a CDS encoding catalase, protein MNKLTTAAGAPVPDNQNIQTAGPRGPALLQDVWFLEKLAHFDREVIPERRMHAKGSGAFGTFTVTHDITQYTKAKIFSEVGKKTEMFARFSTVAGERGAADAERDIRGFSLKFYTEEGNWDLVGNNTPVFFLRDPMKFPDLNRAVKRDPKTNMRSADNNWDFWTLLPEALHQVTIVMSDRGLPRSYRHMHGFGSHTFSFINAKNERNWVKFTFKTMQGIENMTDAEASELVGNDRESAQRDLLESIDKKDFPTWKLFVQIMPEKDAGTYHINPFDLTKVWPRKDYPLIEVGVMELNRNPENYFADVEQAAFSPANVVPGISFSPDKMLQGRLFSYGDAQRYRLGVNHHQIPVNAPRCPVNSYHRDGSMRVDSNAGSTIGYEPNSKGAWQEQPDFSEPPLALEGAADHWNHRVDDDYYSQPRALFQLMTPAQQQVLFDNTARSVGGASKEIQARHIGNCTKADPAYGAGVAKALSLLANNK, encoded by the coding sequence ATGAATAAGCTTACAACTGCAGCCGGCGCACCAGTACCGGACAATCAAAATATCCAGACGGCTGGTCCACGTGGTCCTGCTCTATTGCAAGACGTATGGTTTCTCGAAAAACTTGCCCATTTTGACCGTGAAGTCATCCCTGAGCGCCGTATGCATGCTAAGGGATCGGGCGCTTTCGGCACATTTACCGTCACGCATGACATTACGCAGTACACGAAAGCAAAGATCTTCTCTGAAGTCGGCAAAAAAACTGAGATGTTTGCACGCTTCTCGACCGTGGCAGGCGAACGCGGTGCGGCTGATGCAGAACGCGATATCCGCGGTTTCTCGTTGAAGTTTTATACGGAAGAAGGTAACTGGGATTTGGTCGGCAATAACACGCCTGTGTTCTTTTTGCGCGATCCGATGAAGTTTCCTGACTTGAATCGTGCTGTCAAGCGCGATCCAAAAACCAACATGCGTAGCGCTGATAACAATTGGGACTTCTGGACCTTGCTGCCTGAAGCACTGCATCAGGTGACCATTGTGATGAGTGACCGTGGACTGCCAAGGTCATATCGCCATATGCATGGTTTCGGCAGCCACACGTTCAGTTTTATCAATGCAAAAAATGAACGTAATTGGGTCAAATTCACATTCAAGACGATGCAGGGCATTGAGAACATGACCGACGCCGAAGCGTCTGAATTAGTCGGTAACGATCGCGAAAGCGCACAGCGCGATTTACTCGAAAGTATCGACAAAAAAGATTTCCCTACCTGGAAATTATTTGTTCAGATCATGCCGGAAAAAGATGCTGGTACTTATCACATTAACCCTTTCGATCTGACCAAGGTATGGCCACGTAAGGACTATCCGCTGATTGAAGTCGGCGTGATGGAATTGAATCGCAATCCAGAGAACTATTTTGCCGATGTTGAGCAAGCGGCGTTTTCTCCGGCCAACGTTGTGCCGGGTATCAGCTTCTCGCCAGACAAAATGCTGCAAGGCCGTTTATTCTCTTACGGCGATGCGCAACGCTATCGCCTGGGCGTCAATCACCACCAGATTCCGGTGAATGCGCCAAGATGTCCGGTCAATAGCTATCACCGTGATGGTTCTATGCGCGTCGATAGTAACGCTGGTAGCACAATCGGCTATGAGCCAAACAGCAAAGGCGCATGGCAAGAGCAGCCAGATTTCTCCGAACCGCCATTGGCACTAGAAGGTGCAGCGGATCATTGGAATCATCGCGTTGATGACGATTATTATTCCCAACCGCGGGCATTGTTTCAATTAATGACGCCAGCTCAACAGCAGGTGTTGTTCGATAACACAGCACGTTCTGTTGGTGGTGCATCTAAAGAAATTCAGGCGCGTCATATTGGCAATTGCACCAAAGCTGATCCTGCGTACGGCGCTGGTGTTGCGAAGGCATTGAGTTTGTTGGCTAACAACAAGTAA
- a CDS encoding 2-oxoadipate dioxygenase/decarboxylase family protein, which produces MESSAVFQLLSYIIDEGDAKDVLNHVYVIPTLTNRPALGTVDRASIAQTLALVLFHDLLRRVPAAKRYVYEFKSEDTKIVLDHGAARTVLIDGIDGFPSGEAALTRLLIPLGYQLNGEYPLPRLKMMGRSYAHQDFPEDIPQFFISEIFTDQLSDECQQAVYRTIATSRDPVTSALQGTLDRLERDMSLPFHDAANVVLGIAACFGRQHELPCIEDYRTIVAESAEMGWITTEGNAFNHATARVDNLYELHASLKAAGFSIKPEVEVSKNGRVRQTAFLADSVSRRFKGAVSSFEQIDVPGSFYEFIERDQIVHGDGDEKLDLSFDSNNATAIFKMTA; this is translated from the coding sequence ATGGAATCATCGGCAGTTTTTCAATTATTGTCCTACATCATCGATGAGGGTGACGCAAAAGACGTGCTCAATCATGTCTATGTCATCCCCACGCTGACAAATCGCCCAGCGCTCGGTACTGTTGACCGCGCGTCGATTGCACAGACGCTCGCTCTGGTCCTGTTCCATGACTTATTGAGGCGTGTACCTGCTGCCAAACGATACGTCTATGAGTTCAAGAGCGAGGACACAAAAATTGTATTGGATCATGGTGCAGCGCGTACCGTCTTAATTGACGGAATCGACGGGTTTCCTTCGGGCGAAGCTGCGTTGACGCGGCTCTTGATTCCGTTGGGTTATCAGCTTAACGGAGAATATCCTCTACCGCGCCTGAAGATGATGGGGCGCTCATATGCGCACCAGGATTTCCCCGAGGACATCCCGCAATTTTTTATTAGTGAGATATTTACCGACCAGCTTTCTGATGAATGCCAACAAGCGGTCTACAGAACGATCGCTACAAGTCGTGATCCGGTCACATCGGCTCTTCAAGGTACTCTGGATCGACTGGAAAGAGATATGTCGCTGCCCTTTCATGACGCAGCCAATGTCGTATTAGGCATTGCTGCCTGCTTTGGTCGTCAACACGAGCTGCCCTGCATCGAGGATTATCGTACGATCGTCGCGGAATCGGCGGAGATGGGTTGGATTACGACTGAAGGAAATGCCTTTAACCATGCTACTGCGCGTGTCGACAATTTGTATGAGCTGCATGCTTCCTTGAAAGCCGCTGGCTTTTCGATCAAGCCAGAAGTGGAAGTGTCGAAGAACGGCAGGGTTCGCCAGACGGCCTTTCTCGCGGATTCAGTATCAAGACGGTTCAAAGGTGCTGTCAGCAGTTTCGAGCAAATTGATGTGCCTGGTTCGTTCTATGAATTCATTGAACGCGACCAGATAGTTCATGGAGACGGCGATGAAAAGCTCGATTTAAGCTTCGATAGCAATAATGCGACCGCTATTTTCAAGATGACGGCATAA
- a CDS encoding branched-chain amino acid ABC transporter permease, protein MFAQQLANGLVLGAVYALFSLGFTIIFGVLHVINLTYGVYFAVGAYVSLWAAKALGVNLFGALLISAVTTGVFAILLDSIIVTPLRRRTDRYLASLLATTGLSLFAYSLLTRLVGAEPLRFPPNFGGNTIVNLGAITLSQLQISIVGIVLVIVIALFWFLKKSRWGIAARAVGDLEIAALLVGLSPFRITALISCMAGVLAAVAGTLIGMNTNAVEPFMGEGMMLHGFAVVIIGGLGSIPGALVAGLLLGVVEIMTSAYISSAYRDAVTFSLLLATLWFLPTGLIPLKSAKRV, encoded by the coding sequence GTGTTCGCACAACAATTGGCAAATGGTCTCGTACTCGGTGCTGTATATGCCTTGTTTTCCCTAGGTTTTACAATTATTTTTGGTGTTCTGCACGTCATTAATCTGACTTACGGTGTTTATTTTGCCGTAGGCGCTTACGTTTCCTTGTGGGCTGCCAAAGCATTGGGCGTCAATCTGTTCGGTGCGCTGCTGATATCGGCCGTTACAACTGGCGTCTTTGCAATCTTGCTCGATAGTATTATCGTGACACCGCTGCGCCGCCGCACGGATCGATATCTCGCATCGCTACTGGCAACAACAGGGTTGTCCTTATTCGCTTATTCACTATTAACACGCTTAGTCGGCGCGGAACCGCTTCGGTTTCCGCCAAACTTTGGTGGAAACACTATCGTGAATCTGGGAGCGATCACGCTCAGCCAGCTGCAAATCAGTATTGTCGGGATTGTCCTCGTGATCGTCATAGCCTTGTTTTGGTTCCTGAAAAAGTCGAGATGGGGTATTGCTGCGCGAGCGGTCGGCGATCTTGAAATCGCGGCGCTGCTTGTTGGTTTGTCGCCATTTCGGATCACGGCCCTTATTTCCTGTATGGCAGGCGTTTTGGCTGCAGTGGCCGGTACGCTTATCGGCATGAACACCAACGCTGTGGAACCGTTTATGGGCGAAGGAATGATGCTTCATGGTTTTGCCGTCGTGATCATTGGCGGCCTGGGTAGCATCCCTGGAGCGCTGGTCGCAGGCTTGCTGCTCGGTGTTGTCGAAATCATGACTAGCGCCTATATCAGTTCTGCATATCGGGATGCCGTGACATTTTCGTTACTACTTGCCACCTTATGGTTCTTGCCTACCGGCCTGATTCCATTGAAATCAGCGAAAAGGGTCTGA
- a CDS encoding FAD-binding and (Fe-S)-binding domain-containing protein: MIPRLLESLPVESIYLDFISELQVRGFEGEVSARFADRTVFSTDNSIYQRLPNLVVFPKTVDDVVRITSSSADPRFSALALTPRGGGTGTNGQALSDGIVVDISRNMNRILEINVAERWVRVEAGVVKDQLNAALKPHGLFFAPELSTSNRATIGGMISTDASGQGSCLYGKTRNHVLELSTVLLDGTLWHSRALRPTELEILKCRTDRVGAIHRVIDAIYRNKKDLIASIFPKLNRCLTGYDLAHIRDENGLFNLNNILCGSEGTLGMVVEAKLNVLPIPRCSALVNIRYKTFDNALRDAPNLMALSASSIETIDSKVLGLARQDVIWLGVKDFFPEDEVPAMGINLVEFLADSVEELNVILNRVEAYFQDDTRSTGRCGFTMAKDNASVERIWGMRKKAVGLLGNTKGEKRPIPFVEDTVVPPEHLADYIAEFRALLDSHKVDYGMFGHVDAGVLHVRPFIDMKDLQQEKLIRLISEEVVVLTKKYKGLLWGEHGKGIRSEFSPDFFGPLYACLQEIKAVFDPENRLNPGKIVAPDDARLLRIDSVPTRGQLDRVVPPHVRAAFTEALHCNGNGACFNYNQDDAMCPSWKATRDRRHSPKGRASLLREWLRQLAMHGVDPLAETARLRKESVIAKLPIRLTNSVTKRFGRYDFSNEVFEAMDGCLACKSCAGQCPVKVDVPEFRAKFLELYYSRYLRSPKDYLIASLESMLPAVSKISTLYNALIGSRVGRKVLRVFNLVETPVLTGIDLQTELRRRGFSNAISSDLNQLSPLEKSKSVIVVQDAFTSYFETRLVLDLFELLRELGFTPFLAPYAENGKPLHVNGFLKRFQRVAARTADKLVQLEKSGINLVGIDPSMTLAYRAEYVKVLGENAGPSVQLVQEWLADHVADLRRVPATRSPDFFLLPHCSEKTNVPSAITDWQKVFEALGLRLEIKASGCCGMAGTYGHEAKKRSISETIYGQSWGPIVRAQKKDEVLLATGYSCRCQAKLIDGIEIQHPVTALLTFFSAR, translated from the coding sequence ATGATTCCACGACTTTTAGAATCGTTGCCGGTAGAGTCTATCTACCTCGACTTCATTTCAGAGCTTCAAGTGCGCGGGTTTGAAGGAGAGGTTAGTGCGCGCTTCGCGGACCGTACAGTGTTTTCCACGGATAACTCGATCTATCAGCGCTTGCCAAATCTGGTCGTATTTCCTAAAACCGTGGATGATGTCGTGCGTATTACCAGCTCATCGGCAGATCCTCGGTTTTCTGCGTTAGCGCTTACGCCGCGAGGTGGTGGCACGGGTACGAACGGGCAAGCCCTGAGCGATGGCATCGTAGTAGATATCTCACGCAACATGAACCGCATACTTGAGATAAACGTGGCAGAACGCTGGGTTCGTGTTGAAGCGGGTGTTGTTAAAGACCAGTTGAATGCGGCATTAAAACCGCACGGCCTTTTCTTTGCTCCAGAGTTGTCCACCTCGAACCGCGCTACGATTGGCGGCATGATCAGCACTGATGCCAGTGGCCAGGGATCTTGTCTGTATGGAAAAACAAGAAATCATGTGCTTGAATTGTCGACAGTGCTGCTTGACGGCACGCTGTGGCATTCGCGGGCGCTGAGGCCGACTGAACTGGAGATATTGAAGTGTCGCACCGACAGAGTGGGAGCAATACATCGGGTGATCGATGCGATCTACCGTAACAAGAAAGATCTCATTGCTTCCATTTTCCCAAAACTGAATCGCTGTTTGACCGGCTATGACCTTGCGCACATCAGGGATGAAAACGGACTATTTAACCTCAATAATATTCTTTGTGGCTCTGAAGGTACGCTCGGTATGGTGGTGGAAGCCAAGCTCAATGTCTTGCCGATACCCCGATGCAGTGCGTTGGTTAACATCCGTTATAAAACTTTCGATAACGCATTGCGTGATGCTCCGAATTTGATGGCACTTAGTGCTTCATCAATCGAAACCATTGATTCCAAGGTGTTGGGACTGGCAAGACAGGATGTTATCTGGCTGGGCGTTAAGGATTTTTTTCCTGAAGATGAAGTGCCGGCGATGGGAATCAATCTGGTCGAATTCCTTGCAGACTCCGTAGAAGAATTAAATGTAATACTCAATCGTGTCGAAGCTTATTTTCAGGACGATACGCGCAGCACAGGCAGATGCGGATTTACGATGGCGAAGGACAACGCTTCTGTGGAGCGTATCTGGGGAATGAGAAAAAAGGCGGTAGGTCTGCTTGGAAACACGAAGGGTGAAAAGCGACCTATACCGTTTGTAGAAGATACAGTCGTTCCACCGGAACATCTTGCCGATTATATTGCGGAATTCCGTGCTTTGTTAGATAGCCATAAGGTGGACTACGGTATGTTTGGTCATGTCGACGCAGGAGTACTGCACGTTCGGCCGTTCATAGATATGAAGGACCTTCAGCAGGAAAAACTGATCAGGCTGATCTCTGAAGAGGTTGTCGTGTTGACGAAGAAGTATAAGGGTCTATTGTGGGGAGAACACGGGAAGGGAATTCGCTCAGAATTTTCACCGGATTTTTTTGGACCACTTTACGCGTGTCTTCAGGAGATCAAGGCTGTTTTCGATCCCGAAAATCGCCTTAATCCAGGCAAAATCGTCGCGCCTGATGATGCCCGGCTACTGCGGATAGATTCGGTCCCGACACGTGGGCAATTGGATCGGGTTGTACCCCCGCACGTCCGCGCGGCTTTTACGGAGGCGCTTCATTGCAATGGCAACGGCGCATGTTTCAATTACAACCAGGACGACGCGATGTGCCCCTCCTGGAAAGCGACGCGTGACCGCAGGCATTCTCCAAAGGGAAGGGCTTCATTGCTGCGGGAGTGGTTGCGCCAGCTTGCTATGCACGGTGTCGATCCTTTGGCAGAAACTGCAAGACTTCGTAAAGAGAGCGTGATCGCCAAGCTACCAATTCGACTCACCAACTCCGTTACGAAACGATTTGGACGCTACGATTTCTCGAATGAGGTTTTTGAAGCCATGGACGGGTGCCTGGCATGCAAATCATGCGCCGGGCAATGTCCTGTCAAGGTGGATGTCCCGGAATTCAGGGCCAAGTTTCTTGAACTATATTACAGCCGCTACCTAAGATCGCCAAAAGATTATCTTATTGCTTCACTGGAGAGCATGCTGCCGGCTGTCTCAAAGATTTCGACGCTTTACAACGCACTAATTGGGAGTCGCGTTGGTAGGAAAGTATTGCGTGTATTCAATTTGGTGGAGACGCCGGTCTTGACTGGTATCGACTTGCAAACAGAATTACGGCGTAGGGGTTTTTCCAACGCAATATCCAGTGATCTGAACCAACTGTCTCCCCTCGAAAAATCCAAATCTGTTATTGTTGTTCAAGACGCGTTTACCAGTTATTTTGAGACGCGACTTGTACTCGATCTATTTGAGCTTCTCCGCGAGCTTGGATTCACACCATTTCTCGCTCCCTATGCCGAGAATGGCAAGCCACTGCACGTAAATGGGTTCTTAAAGCGCTTTCAGCGTGTAGCAGCACGTACTGCGGATAAACTCGTCCAGCTTGAAAAGAGTGGAATTAATCTGGTGGGAATCGATCCTTCGATGACACTTGCATATCGTGCGGAGTACGTAAAAGTACTGGGAGAAAATGCCGGGCCTTCCGTGCAGCTGGTGCAGGAATGGTTAGCAGATCATGTCGCCGATTTGAGAAGAGTTCCCGCGACGCGATCTCCCGATTTTTTTCTGCTTCCACACTGCAGCGAAAAAACTAACGTTCCTTCAGCGATCACAGACTGGCAAAAGGTTTTTGAAGCGTTGGGTCTGCGGCTAGAAATCAAAGCAAGCGGTTGTTGCGGAATGGCCGGCACATATGGCCATGAAGCTAAAAAAAGATCTATTTCTGAAACGATTTATGGTCAAAGCTGGGGACCCATCGTACGCGCTCAAAAAAAGGATGAGGTGTTGCTGGCAACGGGTTATTCGTGCAGATGTCAGGCTAAGCTTATCGATGGGATTGAAATTCAACATCCTGTGACAGCACTATTAACATTTTTCTCAGCCCGGTGA
- a CDS encoding branched-chain amino acid ABC transporter permease, producing the protein MNVFFDNLLWTYQTLLTQVGIGCLLALSLYWVIATGQLFLGQVAFMAMGAYTSATLSMQFGLPLWMSVLMAIAFATAVAALIVYPMLRLSGVHMAIGTIAFVAVVRSVVINMEFLGGALGISGVPHPVSLATLYLIVCLVAAGMLWISKSRIGRNMEAVRTDEVAAAVMGINVGKVKLTCVLISSALAGLAGALNAHAMGSISPNEFTFQSCVTVLSYVVLGGIASPLGGILGAIVLIALPEMLSGLAEYRTMFNGLVIVVVVMLLPSGLFPIKTLRIRGYVNRR; encoded by the coding sequence ATGAACGTGTTTTTTGATAACCTTTTATGGACCTACCAGACCCTGCTTACCCAAGTTGGTATCGGCTGTTTGCTGGCATTGTCGCTTTATTGGGTAATAGCAACCGGGCAATTGTTTCTTGGGCAGGTCGCATTCATGGCGATGGGCGCCTATACCAGTGCCACGTTGTCGATGCAGTTTGGCTTACCTCTGTGGATGTCGGTGTTGATGGCGATCGCCTTTGCCACGGCAGTCGCTGCATTGATTGTTTATCCAATGCTGCGTCTGTCCGGGGTTCATATGGCCATCGGTACTATCGCATTTGTTGCCGTCGTCAGGTCGGTGGTAATCAATATGGAATTTCTCGGTGGTGCGTTAGGCATTTCCGGCGTTCCGCACCCTGTTTCTTTAGCTACTCTGTATCTCATCGTGTGTTTGGTTGCCGCGGGAATGCTGTGGATCTCAAAATCACGCATTGGACGCAACATGGAGGCGGTGCGGACGGATGAAGTTGCGGCAGCAGTCATGGGAATCAATGTAGGGAAAGTGAAACTGACCTGTGTATTGATTTCTTCCGCCTTAGCAGGCCTGGCGGGAGCCCTCAATGCGCATGCGATGGGTAGTATTTCTCCCAATGAGTTTACTTTCCAATCGTGTGTCACGGTGTTGAGCTATGTCGTGCTAGGTGGAATCGCCTCGCCACTGGGTGGAATTCTCGGCGCCATCGTCTTGATCGCCTTGCCGGAAATGCTCAGTGGGCTGGCCGAATACCGCACCATGTTTAACGGCCTAGTGATTGTCGTCGTCGTCATGCTCCTGCCATCGGGACTGTTTCCAATCAAAACTCTTAGGATACGTGGATATGTTAATCGTCGATAA
- a CDS encoding SDR family oxidoreductase: MAKSVLVTGATRGIGRAIAEQMAADGYEVIGIARNPVPDFRGHLYQCDLDDPIETQVILEKICRLHEITIVVNNVGAVAVETVGTITSTALSQQWRVNVEASVMTIQAALPAMKKNQWGRIVNIASGAVLGKAGRAGYSASKAALLGLTRTLAIELGPFGISANCIAPGQILTELWASNNQPDSQQTRAMVASIPRRRLGKPEDVASAVSYLVSEQADYVTGQTLYVCGGLTVGRNYG; this comes from the coding sequence ATGGCTAAATCAGTTCTAGTAACGGGGGCTACCCGTGGTATCGGACGGGCCATCGCGGAACAAATGGCTGCGGACGGTTACGAGGTCATCGGTATCGCGCGCAACCCGGTCCCCGATTTTCGAGGACATCTTTATCAGTGCGACCTGGACGATCCGATAGAAACTCAGGTAATTCTTGAAAAAATCTGTCGCCTTCATGAGATAACTATCGTGGTTAATAACGTTGGTGCGGTTGCTGTCGAGACCGTCGGAACGATCACGTCAACTGCACTGAGCCAGCAGTGGCGGGTCAACGTTGAAGCTTCTGTGATGACCATCCAGGCGGCCTTGCCAGCCATGAAGAAAAATCAATGGGGCCGCATTGTTAATATCGCGAGTGGTGCGGTCTTGGGTAAGGCTGGCAGAGCTGGCTATTCAGCTTCGAAGGCGGCGCTCCTTGGATTGACGCGCACCCTCGCGATAGAACTTGGGCCGTTTGGCATTAGCGCTAACTGTATCGCACCCGGCCAGATCCTGACCGAGTTGTGGGCGTCGAACAACCAACCGGACAGTCAACAAACTCGCGCTATGGTCGCTTCCATTCCCAGACGAAGGCTGGGAAAGCCCGAAGACGTCGCAAGCGCGGTAAGTTATTTGGTGTCAGAGCAAGCAGACTACGTGACCGGGCAGACCTTGTATGTTTGTGGCGGCCTGACGGTTGGTCGCAATTACGGCTAG
- a CDS encoding ABC transporter ATP-binding protein — protein MLDINELYVSYGAVEALRGISLSVKAGQTVAVIGPNGAGKSTLMRSLSGLVQPRSGTLNYQGKPLSGRSAAAIARMGISQVPEGRQIFPSLSVDENMRLGGFWLPTSRYKATRARVLSLFPRLQERLRQQAGLLSGGEQQMLAMARAMMAEPKLLLLDEPSMGLAPLIVDEIFKVIAELKSAGTTILLVEQSVQRALKAADYAYVVELGKIVAHDQPAKLIQRTDIVDAYLGQKSEQPRKVSNG, from the coding sequence ATGCTTGATATCAATGAACTTTATGTGTCATATGGCGCAGTTGAGGCGTTGCGCGGCATCTCCCTGTCCGTCAAGGCTGGCCAGACTGTGGCGGTCATTGGCCCCAACGGAGCGGGAAAATCAACACTGATGCGCAGCTTGTCTGGATTGGTCCAGCCCCGGTCCGGTACGTTGAATTACCAAGGGAAGCCGCTCAGTGGGCGGTCCGCCGCCGCAATCGCTCGCATGGGTATTTCTCAGGTGCCTGAAGGTCGGCAAATTTTTCCAAGCCTGTCCGTGGATGAAAACATGAGACTCGGTGGCTTTTGGCTACCGACTTCACGCTACAAAGCAACGCGTGCGCGTGTTCTATCTTTGTTTCCGCGTTTGCAGGAGCGCCTCCGGCAACAAGCAGGTTTGCTCTCTGGAGGTGAGCAGCAGATGCTTGCCATGGCGCGCGCAATGATGGCGGAGCCGAAACTGTTGCTGTTGGATGAACCAAGTATGGGTTTGGCACCACTGATCGTTGACGAAATTTTCAAAGTGATCGCCGAACTGAAATCCGCCGGTACGACGATTCTCCTGGTCGAACAAAGCGTCCAGCGGGCGTTGAAGGCGGCGGACTATGCCTACGTCGTCGAGTTGGGAAAGATCGTCGCGCATGATCAGCCCGCAAAGTTAATCCAGAGGACGGATATCGTCGACGCCTATCTTGGACAGAAATCCGAACAACCACGAAAGGTATCAAATGGCTAA
- a CDS encoding ABC transporter substrate-binding protein, with product MTIRCTKKISITMFAALSLIVSATAISAPAEVRLGIVQVLSGPNAKFGGQTYKGIQLAAEQVNARGGVKGIGPLKLVVEDSAGNRDQAVNAFRRLIAQEKVTAIIGPTLSSEALATGRIACEREVPMLTVNATAKGIPDVCSYVFRTSLAEQLLIPLSVSRAKAKYNIKRAAIFYANDDPNMVQSLEIYKAIAAKEKIDIVDIESFSTKDTDFSAQLTKVKSMDVDAIFTGAYPDTGASILTQAAKLGLPKKTVFVGGNGFNSPKIIELAGASAEGLVVSSPWFIDRKDPENVEFISLYRKKFKEDPDTYAAQGYQGLMLMVTAIETSPLKTPASIRDTLAKSRIHGLFGDFSFAPNRDPSGVGNAVTLQVKDGKFAPM from the coding sequence ATGACTATCAGATGTACCAAAAAAATCAGTATCACCATGTTTGCCGCACTATCACTTATCGTCAGTGCAACGGCGATCTCTGCTCCTGCAGAAGTACGTCTTGGTATTGTCCAGGTCCTCAGCGGCCCGAATGCCAAATTCGGAGGGCAGACCTACAAAGGCATTCAACTGGCGGCCGAGCAGGTCAACGCCCGGGGAGGTGTAAAAGGTATCGGTCCTTTAAAACTCGTTGTAGAGGATTCGGCCGGTAATCGGGATCAGGCGGTTAATGCCTTCCGACGCCTTATTGCGCAAGAAAAAGTGACGGCTATCATCGGACCTACCTTAAGTAGCGAGGCCCTTGCTACTGGCCGAATTGCTTGTGAGCGAGAAGTGCCGATGTTGACGGTCAATGCGACTGCAAAGGGTATCCCTGATGTTTGTTCTTATGTGTTCCGCACGTCGCTGGCCGAGCAACTTTTGATTCCGCTTTCGGTGAGCAGGGCCAAGGCGAAGTACAACATCAAGCGCGCTGCCATCTTCTACGCCAACGATGATCCCAATATGGTGCAATCGCTAGAAATATATAAAGCCATTGCCGCCAAGGAAAAAATCGACATCGTTGATATTGAGTCCTTTTCTACGAAAGACACTGATTTCTCAGCCCAACTTACAAAAGTGAAATCGATGGACGTTGATGCAATCTTCACCGGTGCTTATCCTGATACCGGCGCGTCCATTCTGACGCAGGCCGCCAAGCTCGGGTTGCCGAAGAAAACGGTCTTTGTGGGTGGAAATGGCTTCAACTCGCCAAAAATTATTGAGCTGGCCGGCGCGAGCGCAGAGGGTCTGGTGGTCTCAAGTCCATGGTTTATCGACCGCAAAGATCCCGAAAATGTCGAATTCATATCCCTCTATCGGAAAAAATTCAAAGAAGATCCAGATACGTATGCGGCACAGGGCTACCAAGGCTTGATGCTCATGGTGACGGCAATCGAAACTTCTCCTTTAAAGACGCCAGCCAGCATTCGCGATACCTTGGCCAAGTCGCGCATTCATGGACTATTCGGGGATTTTTCTTTTGCCCCTAATCGGGATCCGAGTGGTGTGGGCAACGCAGTAACGCTGCAAGTCAAAGATGGCAAATTTGCACCGATGTAG